A window from Ictalurus furcatus strain D&B chromosome 16, Billie_1.0, whole genome shotgun sequence encodes these proteins:
- the zdhhc8a gene encoding palmitoyltransferase ZDHHC8B, translating into MATGSGERVKAGAYIPVSITVSLLLVISTLFFTFTCPWLAENVSLAFPPCVGITFLFVLANFTMATFTDAGVLPRANEDEDKDDDLRAPLYKDVEVRGIQFRMKWCASCNFYRPPRCSHCSVCDHCVEDFDHHCPWVNNCIGRRNYRFFFLFLLSLSMHMVAIFSGGLLYVLDHLEALWEPRTTVTLSIMSMSGLFFIPVMGLACFHTVLVATGRTTNEQVTRRFQGGANPFTRGCCGNVEFVLCSPIAPRYTRDVGNKQTVRIQPPFQTPESLKMSPIKVEDNGFQTEMTSVTRRSSGERDVPECKQLNTPPPLAPKPDPVLLKSHLGTLQESFQCKTAVPSAQSTIVPTVESSSRVHYQVPREQMECTKDPQLHISGFAQDPFFESGKWQMEKRTPISTHLAMQSSTLPVNTLILNSRALTLKHAHCRRSHQCPDSVASSSTQGILSLSCDSLLGPAQCGSFKVSYLPSFLPLDLGLSVRCPADSPSRTCSPGFTGMSRQSPVHYDSLPKHAMSSIQERHELEEREKQPSLLPIRDMSVYDTPSGCSVPSRRPTPPAYGSREFLMSSAAYGYASSLRRASRTSSSSMHANMALQSRSLSPSACSSLERLAQHSTSSVPCPMPSSSYTAQKALAFTTSERKDSGP; encoded by the exons GTGTCCTTGGCTCGCTGAGAACGTGTCTCTTGCTTTCCCTCCGTGCGTCGGCATCACGTTCTTATTTGTCCTGGCGAACTTCACCATGGCAACGTTCACGGATGCCGGCGTGCTGCCGAGGG CTAACGAGGATGAAGACAAGGACGATGATCTCCGTGCTCCCCTTTATAAGGACGTGGAGGTCCGGGGAATCCAGTTTCGGATGAAGTGGTGTGCCTCCTGCAACTTTTACAGGCCCCCTCGCTGCTcccactgtagtgtgtgtgaccactgtgtggag GACTTTGACCATCATTGCCCCTGGGTGAACAACTGCATCGGGAGAAGGAACTACcgtttcttcttcctcttcctgctgTCTCTCAGCATGCACATGGTGGCCATTTTCTCTGGGGGTCTCCTGTATGTACTGGACCACCTGGAAGCCCTGTGGGAGCCACGTACAACCGTCAC CCTGTCCATCATGAGCATGTCAGGCCTTTTCTTCATCCCCGTTATGGGATTGGCATGCTTCCATACGGTCCTGGTGGCAACAGGACGAACCACAAATGAACAG GTGACTAGAAGGTTCCAAGGAGGGGCAAATCCCTTTACACGTGGCTGCTGCGGCAATGTGGAGTTTGTTCTGTGTAGTCCTATTGCTCCAAG ATACACCAGGGATGTGGGAAACAAGCAGACTGTCCGTATACAACCACCATTCCAAACACCAGAGTCCCTGAAAATGTCACCCATAAAAGTTGAAGACAATGGGTTCCAAACTGAAATGACTTCTGTAACG CGTCGGTCTTCAGGAGAACGAGATGTCCCCGAGTGTAAACAGCTGAACACACCACCTCCTCTGGCACCCAAACCCGACCCAGTTCTGCTCAAGAGCCACCTGGGCACGTTGCAAG AGAGCTTCCAATGCAAAACCGCAGTTCCGTCTGCCCAGAGCACCATCGTTCCGACTGTCGAGTCGTCTTCCAGAGTGCATTATCAAGTTCCCAGGGAGCAG ATGGAGTGTACGAAGGACCCCCAGCTCCACATTAGTGGGTTTGCCCAGGATCCTTTTTTTGAATCTGGAAAGTGGCAAATGGAGAAGCGGACTCCCATCTCTACCCACCTGGCAATGCAGTCCAGCACACTTCCCgtgaacacactcattctgaACTCCCGCGCGCTCACTTTGAAACATGCCCACTGCAGACGAAGCCATCAGTGTCCTGATTCTGTGGCATCTTCCTCCACCCAGGGCATCCTCAGCCTCTCCTGTGACAGCCTCCTCGGCCCAGCACAATGCGGGAGTTTCAAAGTGAGCTACCtgccttctttccttcccttaGATCTAGGTTTGTCCGTCAGGTGCCCGGCAGACTCACCCTCCCGTACCTGCAGCCCGGGTTTCACTGGCATGAGCAGGCAGTCTCCTGTGCACTATGACAGCCTTCCCAAACATGCCATGAGCTCTATCCAGGAACGGCATGAATTGGAGGAGCGAGAAAAGCAGCCGTCTTTGCTTCCCATTCGGGATATGTCTGTCTACGATACGCCCAGTGGGTGCAGCGTGCCATCCCGGAGGCCCACTCCACCTGCCTATGGCTCTCGAGAGTTCCTCATGAGCAGCGCAGCGTACGGCTATGCCTCCTCGCTTCGACGGGCATCCAGGACTTCCAGCTCGTCCATGCATGCCAACATGGCCCTCCAGAGTCGTTCACTCTCGCCCTCGGCCTGTAGTTCTCTGGAGCGCCTTGCTCAGCACTCAACTTCGTCTGTTCCCTGCCCGATGCCCAGCTCCTCCTACACAGCTCAGAAAGCTCTGGCTTTCACTACCTCAGAGAGAAAAGACTCCGGTCCGTAG